A genomic region of Homalodisca vitripennis isolate AUS2020 chromosome 5, UT_GWSS_2.1, whole genome shotgun sequence contains the following coding sequences:
- the LOC124362209 gene encoding facilitated trehalose transporter Tret1-like isoform X2: MASSSSKETDIEEEKKPLIPPESKAEPENGSIYRQLFLGAVASCPGIISGVTIGYNATALEQLNYDMEDTSWLASTVFLGIAVGCSMIYPVMEKYGRKPSLISSCIIAIVGWLYLSIRAGPPSLGKLLIGRFITGVSAGMTSAPAAAYATECLSVENAELRAVLITWSTVAMSIGILFSYVMGAMLAYYKVASLAVLISVFAFIMVAIFIPESPSWLQSKGRTGDAEWAQKQLKIKAPAKPTEGSTTQTSSTDTGSQPQLSFLDSLKEFEKPEAYKPLLIMIFFFFFQQFSGVYIVITYMVDITRIAGIVLFNPYFITVVGGTLILIVSVGASFVYPKTSVRAIACISGFGMACSMLFIAIYITVRRSWLIGPTYSIVNFLPLLALLCNIVCSTIGFLILPWSMIGDVFPLQVKGLASGVTTSLGYIFSFIAIKMFPSVSMGLGSAGTFYFFGIMSVFGTLFVYYYLPETRGKTLEQVLDGWSKKTKYDQQVETA, encoded by the exons ATGGCTTCTTCCAGCAGCAAAGAAACCGATATTGAGGAGGAAAAGAAGCCCCTTATCCCCCCAGAAAGCAAAGCTGAACCAGAGAATGGCTCTATATATAGACAG CTGTTCCTGGGGGCCGTTGCCTCGTGTCCCGGCATCATCTCAGGAGTGACAATCGGCTACAATGCTACAGCTCTGGAACAGCTCAACTACGACATGGAAGACACCTCTTGGCTGG CAAGTACTGTCTTCCTCGGAATAGCAGTTGGGTGCAGCATGATCTATCCTGTAATGGAGAAATACGGCAGGAAGCCCAGTTTAATCAGCAGTTGTATCATCGCTATCGTGGGCTGGCTCTACTTATCCATCCGAGCAGGTCCTCCCAGTCTGGGTAAACTGCTTATTGGTCGCTTCATCACCGGCGTCTCCGCAGGAATGACCAGTGCTCCGGCCGCAGCATACGCTACAGAATGCCTCTCTGTTGAGAATGCTGAGCTGCGAGCTGTGCTGATCACCTGGTCAACCGTCGCCATGAGTATCGGTATCCTCTTTTCTTACGTTATGGGTGCAATGCTGGCTTACTACAAAGTCGCCAGTCTTGCCGTTCTCATCTCCGTCTTTGCATTTATCATGGTGGCAATATTCATTCCTGAGAGTCCGTCATGGCTACAATCCAAGGGTCGAACCGGGGATGCAGAGTGGGCACAGAAGCAACTCAAGATCAAAGCGCCTGCAAAGCCTACTGAAGGATCGACGACACAGACAAGCTCTACTGACACCGGATCCCAACCACAGCTTTCCTTCCTTGATTCTCTGAAAGAGTTTGAGAAACCAGAAGCCTACAAGCCACTGTTGATAATgatattcttcttcttcttccaaCAGTTTTCTGGTGTTTATATCGTGATCACTTATATGGTCGATATAACCAGAATTGCCGGTATTGTTCTTTTCAACCCGTATTTTATCACTGTAGTTGGAGGTACTCTCATACTTATAGTTTCTGTTGGAGCCAGTTTCGTTTACCCAAAGACTAGTGTTCGAGCAATTGCATGTATCTCAGGTTTTGGAATGGCTTGCTCAATGCTGTTTATCGCTATCTACATAACTGTACGTCGCTCTTGGCTTATTGGACCTACCTACTCCATCGTAAACTTCTTACCTTTGCTTGCTCTTCTCTGTAACATCGTTTGTAGCACTATCGGATTCTTAATCCTGCCCTGGTCCATGATCGGTGATGTATTTCCCCTTCAAGTCAAAGGGCTCGCAAGCGGAGTCACCACATCACTAGGTTATATCTTCAGTTTTATAGCTATAAAGATGTTCCCTTCTGTCAGCATGGGTTTGGGAAGTGCTGGAACATTCTACTTTTTTGGCATAATGTCAGTTTTTGGAACcctatttgtttattattacttgCCGGAAACAAGAGGAAAGACCCTTGAACAAGTACTAGATGGTTGGTCAAAAAAGACAAAATACGATCAGCAAGTTGAAACAGCTTAA
- the LOC124362209 gene encoding facilitated trehalose transporter Tret1-like isoform X1, whose translation MASSSSKETDIEEEKKPLIPPESKAEPENGSIYRQLFLGMVVVLPSIAAGMAIGFSATSLDSIPITISDGSWFASTVFLGIAVGCSMIYPVMEKYGRKPSLISSCIIAIVGWLYLSIRAGPPSLGKLLIGRFITGVSAGMTSAPAAAYATECLSVENAELRAVLITWSTVAMSIGILFSYVMGAMLAYYKVASLAVLISVFAFIMVAIFIPESPSWLQSKGRTGDAEWAQKQLKIKAPAKPTEGSTTQTSSTDTGSQPQLSFLDSLKEFEKPEAYKPLLIMIFFFFFQQFSGVYIVITYMVDITRIAGIVLFNPYFITVVGGTLILIVSVGASFVYPKTSVRAIACISGFGMACSMLFIAIYITVRRSWLIGPTYSIVNFLPLLALLCNIVCSTIGFLILPWSMIGDVFPLQVKGLASGVTTSLGYIFSFIAIKMFPSVSMGLGSAGTFYFFGIMSVFGTLFVYYYLPETRGKTLEQVLDGWSKKTKYDQQVETA comes from the exons ATGGCTTCTTCCAGCAGCAAAGAAACCGATATTGAGGAGGAAAAGAAGCCCCTTATCCCCCCAGAAAGCAAAGCTGAACCAGAGAATGGCTCTATATATAGACAG TTATTCCTCGGAATGGTGGTGGTGTTGCCAAGCATTGCTGCCGGAATGGCCATCGGGTTTTCCGCTACCAGTCTTGACAGCATCCCTATCACCATCAGTGATGGCTCGTGGTTTG CAAGTACTGTCTTCCTCGGAATAGCAGTTGGGTGCAGCATGATCTATCCTGTAATGGAGAAATACGGCAGGAAGCCCAGTTTAATCAGCAGTTGTATCATCGCTATCGTGGGCTGGCTCTACTTATCCATCCGAGCAGGTCCTCCCAGTCTGGGTAAACTGCTTATTGGTCGCTTCATCACCGGCGTCTCCGCAGGAATGACCAGTGCTCCGGCCGCAGCATACGCTACAGAATGCCTCTCTGTTGAGAATGCTGAGCTGCGAGCTGTGCTGATCACCTGGTCAACCGTCGCCATGAGTATCGGTATCCTCTTTTCTTACGTTATGGGTGCAATGCTGGCTTACTACAAAGTCGCCAGTCTTGCCGTTCTCATCTCCGTCTTTGCATTTATCATGGTGGCAATATTCATTCCTGAGAGTCCGTCATGGCTACAATCCAAGGGTCGAACCGGGGATGCAGAGTGGGCACAGAAGCAACTCAAGATCAAAGCGCCTGCAAAGCCTACTGAAGGATCGACGACACAGACAAGCTCTACTGACACCGGATCCCAACCACAGCTTTCCTTCCTTGATTCTCTGAAAGAGTTTGAGAAACCAGAAGCCTACAAGCCACTGTTGATAATgatattcttcttcttcttccaaCAGTTTTCTGGTGTTTATATCGTGATCACTTATATGGTCGATATAACCAGAATTGCCGGTATTGTTCTTTTCAACCCGTATTTTATCACTGTAGTTGGAGGTACTCTCATACTTATAGTTTCTGTTGGAGCCAGTTTCGTTTACCCAAAGACTAGTGTTCGAGCAATTGCATGTATCTCAGGTTTTGGAATGGCTTGCTCAATGCTGTTTATCGCTATCTACATAACTGTACGTCGCTCTTGGCTTATTGGACCTACCTACTCCATCGTAAACTTCTTACCTTTGCTTGCTCTTCTCTGTAACATCGTTTGTAGCACTATCGGATTCTTAATCCTGCCCTGGTCCATGATCGGTGATGTATTTCCCCTTCAAGTCAAAGGGCTCGCAAGCGGAGTCACCACATCACTAGGTTATATCTTCAGTTTTATAGCTATAAAGATGTTCCCTTCTGTCAGCATGGGTTTGGGAAGTGCTGGAACATTCTACTTTTTTGGCATAATGTCAGTTTTTGGAACcctatttgtttattattacttgCCGGAAACAAGAGGAAAGACCCTTGAACAAGTACTAGATGGTTGGTCAAAAAAGACAAAATACGATCAGCAAGTTGAAACAGCTTAA